The following are encoded together in the Drosophila sechellia strain sech25 chromosome 3R, ASM438219v1, whole genome shotgun sequence genome:
- the LOC6606731 gene encoding phospholipid-transporting ATPase ID isoform X5: MGTKTQPQLAKENERRIRANDKEFNAQFKYHNNYIKTSKYSLFTFLPFNLLEQFQRLANFYFLCLLVLQLIPAISSLTPVTTAIPLIGVLTLTAVKDAYDDIQRHISDSQVNNRKSKTLRNGKLVEAKWSEVQVGDVIRLDNNQFVAADTLLLSTSEPNGLCFIETAELDGETNLKAKQCLTETIELGDRHDLLWNFNGEIICERPNNLLNKFDGTLIWRGQRFALDNEKILLRGCVLRNTQWCYGVVVFAGVDTKLMQNSGKTQFKSTGVDRLLNFIIIGIVLFLVSICALFAIGCAIWEGLIGQHFQLYLPWEHIIPKDYIPTGATVIGLLVFFSYAIVLNTVVPISLYVSVEVIRFVQSFLINWDEEMYYPTTNTYAKARTTTLNEELGQIQYIFSDKTGTLTQNIMTFNKCSINGRSYGDVIDLRTGELVEITEQQTIFQNSNTNNRPSPSSGAIVAPPAAPPPIILVHKAEVHAKKTSMVVTSSGEAQVLPDRPRSDLERSAPPMDASEKRPGLKHVRYSAPSRSQDEDAGRLSPRLGGSGGLSPPVGNEERRISGGFKRSGAGCMKRQLSRTSSCDKALQSVDFSANPHHESDFRWYDRTLLDAVRSDEEHSHVFFRLLALCHTVMAETVDGKLEYQAQSPDEAALVSAARNFGFVFRTRTPNSITIEVMGQTEEYELLNILDFNNVRKRMSVILRRGDSMVLYCKGADNVIYDRLHGGQEDLKARTLDHLNKFAGEGLRTLALAERRLTEQYYNDWRSRQQEAALSMDSREQKLNAIYEEIESEMQLVGVTAIEDKLQDGVPKSIANLQNAGIKIWVLTGDKQETAINIGYSCQLLTDELADVFIVDGNSVEEVEKQLRQFKESIRIYNRFRPGGFDPFDRLNSDSNMDPLSVTMTQTSAFMQETNLPPTPPPPPAISVVTFRWDEKNKDNKGGPDSAECNDLFGDEKGSEDGGTASIVVDENTGFALVVNGHSLVHCLSPELENKFLDIASQCKTVICCRVTPLQKALVVELIKRAKNAVTLAIGDGANDVSMIKAAHIGVGISGQEGLQAVLSSDYSIAQFRYLERLLLVHGRWSYYRMCKFLRYFFYKNFAFTLCHCWYSFFCGFSAQTVFDPMFISVYNLFYTSLPVLALGVFEQDVSDKNSLEFPRLYTPGLKSELFNIREFIYSVLHGAFTSLVLFLIPYGVYKDGVSANGFIVSDHMTLGAVVATILIVDNTAQISLYTSYWTVVNHVTIWGSLVWYFVLDYFYNYVIGGPYVGSLTQAMKDLTFWVTMLITVMTLVAPVLAYKFYLLDVHPSLSDKIRQKSLKKIHSRASSDVRRTASSRRGRRSVRSGYAFAHQEGFGRLITSGKIMHKLPQDFAFPLGLGTKKTQVLHNNLNSADGPNSKSNNVTGQHMVNNNTNMRQNQNQNHSSMADITADGRANGGDDGRGSGGSDDMSPRAPCQDLDTINL, translated from the exons GTCCTCCAGCTGATACCCGCGATATCCTCACTCACCCCAGTGACCACAGCAATCCCCCTGATAGGAGTACTTACTCTGACGGCTGTTAAGGATGCCTATGATGATATT CaacgtcatatttctgactCGCAGGTAAACAATCGCAAGTCGAAAACGCTGCGAAATGGCAAGTTGGTGGAGGCCAAGTGGTCGGAGGTACAGGTGGGCGATGTCATTCGGCTGGACAACAATCAGTTCGTAGCCGCCGACACCCTGTTGCTGTCCACATCCGAGCCAAATGGTCTGTGTTTCATCGAGACAGCCGAACTGGATGGGGAGACGAATCTCAAGGCGAAGCAATGCCTGACCGAAACCATCGAGCTGGGTGATCGCCATGACTTGCTCTGGAACTTCAATGGCGAGATCATTTGCGAGCGGCCCAACAACCTGCTGAACAAATTCGATGGCACCTTGATTTGGCGGGGCCAAAGATTCGCCCTGGACAACGAGAAGATCCTGCTGAGGGGCTGTGTCCTCCGGAACACGCAGTGGTGCTATGGCGTGGTGGTCTTCGCCGGAGTGGACACCAAGTTGATGCAGAACTCCGGAAAGACGCAGTTCAAGAGCACTGGCGTGGATCGCCTGCTCAACTTTATTATCATTGGG ATCGTCCTCTTTCTGGTGTCGATTTGTGCCCTTTTTGCGATTGGCTGTGCCATCTGGGAGGGCCTAATTGGCCAGCACTTCCAGCTGTATCTGCCTTGGGAGCACATCATACCCAAAGATTACATACCCACGGGAGCAACAGTCATTGGATTGCTGGTCTTCTTCTCGTATGCCATAGTCTTAAACACAGTTGTGCCAATCTCACTCTACGTTTCAGTAGAG GTTATACGCTTCGTACAGTCGTTCCTCATCAACTGGGATGAGGAGATGTACTATCCGACCACCAATACCTATGCCAAAGCCCGCACCACCACGCTCAACGAGGAGCTGGGCCAGATCCAGTACATATTCTCGGACAAGACGGGCACCCTCACCCAGAACATCATGACCTTCAACAAGTGCAGCATCAATGGGCGCAGTTATGGCGATGTGATTGACCTGCGCACCGGCGAGTTGGTCGAGATTACGGAG CAGCAAACAATTTTCCAAAAtagcaacaccaacaacagaCCCAGCCCCTCAAGTGGAGCTATCGTAGCACCACCTGCAGCACCACCCCCCATCATCCTAGTGCACAAGGCCGAGGTCCATGCGAAGAAGACTTCCATGGTGGTCACATCCTCCGGGGAGGCACAAGTGCTGCCAGACAGACCCCGGTCGGATCTCGAGCGCTCTGCTCCGCCGATGGACGCCAGCGAGAAGCGGCCAGGACTCAAGCATGTGCGATACTCGGCGCCCAGTAGAAGTCAGGACGAAGACGCTGGTCGTTTGTCACCCAGGTTGGGTGGAAGTGGAGGACTTAGTCCACCCGTAGGCAATGAGGAGCGACGAATCAGTGGCGGCTTCAAAAGGAGTGGAGCCGGATGCATGAAGCGCCAATTGTCCCGCACTAGCAGTTGCGACAAA GCCCTTCAAAGTGTTGACTTTTCGGCCAATCCGCATCACGAGAGTGACTTCCGCTGGTATGATCGCACGTTGCTGGATGCCGTCCGGTCGGATGAGGAGCACTCCCATGTGTTTTTCCGTCTCCTGGCCCTCTGTCACACGGTCATGGCCGAAACCGTGGACGGTAAGTTGGAGTACCAGGCCCAAAGTCCCGACGAGGCTGCCCTCGTTTCGGCCGCTCGCAATTTTGGCTTTGTCTTTCGCACACGAACACCAAATAGTATTACCATCGAGGTGATGGGACAAACGGAG GAGTACGAGCTCCTTAATATCCTCGACTTCAACAACGTCCGCAAGCGGATGTCTGTGATTCTCCGGCGCGGTGACTCCATGGTTCTCTACTGCAAAGGAGCGGACAATGTGATATATGATCGTCTGCATGGCGGACAGGAGGACCTTAAGGCGCGTACCCTGGACCACCTTAAT AAATTTGCCGGCGAGGGACTACGTACTTTAGCGCTAGCTGAACGGCGTTTAACGGAACAGTACTACAACGACTGGAGGAGTCGGCAGCAGGAGGCAGCTCTTTCGATGGACTCGAGGGAGCAGAAGCTGAATGCCATTTACGAGGAGATCGAGAGCGAGATGCAGCTGGTCGGGGTGACGGCAATTGAGGACAAACTGCAGGACGGCGTGCCCAAGTCAATTGCTAATTTGCAGAATGCAGGCATAAAGATATGGGTCCTAACCGGCGACAAGCAGG AAACTGCCATCAATATCGGCTACTCCTGCCAGCTGCTTACGGATGAACTCGCGGATGTCTTCATCGTGGACGGCAATTCGGTGGAGGAAGTGGAAAAGCAGCTGAGGCAGTTTAAGGAATCTATTAGGATATACAATCGGTTTCGACCAGGCG GATTTGATCCATTTGACCGCTTAAACAGCGACAGCAACATGGATCCGCTGAGCGTGACCATGACACAAACATCGGCCTTCATGCAGGAGACGAACCTCCCGCCCACGCCGCCTCCACCGCCCGCCATTTCGGTGGTTACCTTTAGGTGGGATGAGAAAAATAAGGATAATAAGGGCGGACCGGACAG TGCTGAGTGCAATGACTTGTTCGGTGATGAAAAGGGGAGCGAGGATGGAGGCACTGCCTCAATTGTGGTGGATGAAAATACAGGATTCGCTCTGGTGGTCAATGGCCACTCCCTTGTGCACTGCCTTTCGCCGGAATTGGAGAACAA ATTCCTGGACATCGCCTCGCAGTGCAAGACGGTCATCTGTTGCCGGGTAACGCCACTTCAGAAGGCGCTGGTCGTCGAGCTAATAAAGCGTGCCAAAAACGCAGTCACTCTGGCCATTGGTGATGGCGCCAATGATGTGTCCATGATAAAAG CTGCTCACATAGGCGTTGGAATCTCGGGGCAGGAGGGTCTTCAGGCTGTCCTCTCCAGTGACTATTCCATTGCCCAGTTTCGATACCTTGAGCGATTGTTGCTGGTACATGGTCGATGGTCCTATTACCGCATGTGCAAGTTCCTCAGATACTTTTTCTACAAGAACTTTGCATTTACACTGTGCCATTGCTGGTACTCGTTCTTCTGCGGCTTCAGCGCTCAG ACGGTTTTCGACCCGATGTTCATATCGGTGTATAATCTATTTTACACATCGCTACCAGTTTTGGCTTTGGGCGTTTTCGAACAGGATGTTTCGGACAAGAACAGTCTAGAGTTTCCGCGCCTCTACACTCCGGGTCTAAAGAGCGAGTTGTTCAACATTCGAGAGTTCATCTACAGCGTGTTGCACGGTGCCTTCACTTCGCTGGTCCTGTTCCTGATTCCCTATGGCGTCTACAAGGATGGCGTCTCGGCGAACGGATTTATTGTGAGCGATCACATGACCCTGGGCGCCGTTGTGGCCACCATACTTATAGTGGATAATACAGCTCAG ATATCTTTGTACACATCCTATTGGACCGTTGTCAATCATGTGACCATTTGGGGTAGTCTAGTTTGGTACTTTGTGCTGGACTACTTCTACAACTATGTGATTGGTGGCCCTTATGTTGGCTCCTTGACTCAAGCTATGAAGGACCTGACCTTTTGGGTTACCATGTTGATCACGGTGATGACGTTGGTGGCTCCTGTCTTGGCCTACAAGTTCTATTTACTGGATGTACATCCCAGTCTGTCGGATAAG ATCCGACAAAAATCCCTGAAGAAGATCCACTCCAGAGCTTCAAGTGATGTCAGGCGAACGGCCTCATCACGTCGTGGACGGCGCTCCGTACGTTCGGGATATGCCTTTGCCCATCAG GAGGGCTTTGGTCGCCTGATAACCTCCGGCAAAATTATGCACAAGCTGCCGCAGGACTTTGCTTTTCCTCTGGGCTTGGGCACCAAGAAGACACAGGTGCTACACAACAACCTGAACTCGGCCGATGGACCAAATTCTAAAAGCAACAATGTGACTGGCCAGCATATGgtcaacaacaacacaaataTGCGACAGAATCAGAACCAAAACCACTCGTCAATGGCGGACATAACGGCTGATGGGCGGGCCAATGGGGGAGATGATGGCAGAGGAAGTGGAGGCTCCGATGATATGAGTCCTCGGGCTCCCTGCCAGGACCTGGATACGATTAATCTATAA
- the LOC6606731 gene encoding phospholipid-transporting ATPase ID isoform X6, protein MGTKTQPQLAKENERRIRANDKEFNAQFKYHNNYIKTSKYSLFTFLPFNLLEQFQRLANFYFLCLLVLQLIPAISSLTPVTTAIPLIGVLTLTAVKDAYDDIQRHISDSQVNNRKSKTLRNGKLVEAKWSEVQVGDVIRLDNNQFVAADTLLLSTSEPNGLCFIETAELDGETNLKAKQCLTETIELGDRHDLLWNFNGEIICERPNNLLNKFDGTLIWRGQRFALDNEKILLRGCVLRNTQWCYGVVVFAGVDTKLMQNSGKTQFKSTGVDRLLNFIIIGIVLFLVSICALFAIGCAIWEGLIGQHFQLYLPWEHIIPKDYIPTGATVIGLLVFFSYAIVLNTVVPISLYVSVEVIRFVQSFLINWDEEMYYPTTNTYAKARTTTLNEELGQIQYIFSDKTGTLTQNIMTFNKCSINGRSYGDVIDLRTGELVEITEQQTIFQNSNTNNRPSPSSGAIVAPPAAPPPIILVHKAEVHAKKTSMVVTSSGEAQVLPDRPRSDLERSAPPMDASEKRPGLKHVRYSAPSRSQDEDAGRLSPRLGGSGGLSPPVGNEERRISGGFKRSGAGCMKRQLSRTSSCDKALQSVDFSANPHHESDFRWYDRTLLDAVRSDEEHSHVFFRLLALCHTVMAETVDGKLEYQAQSPDEAALVSAARNFGFVFRTRTPNSITIEVMGQTEEYELLNILDFNNVRKRMSVILRRGDSMVLYCKGADNVIYDRLHGGQEDLKARTLDHLNKFAGEGLRTLALAERRLTEQYYNDWRSRQQEAALSMDSREQKLNAIYEEIESEMQLVGVTAIEDKLQDGVPKSIANLQNAGIKIWVLTGDKQETAINIGYSCQLLTDELADVFIVDGNSVEEVEKQLRQFKESIRIYNRFRPGGFDPFDRLNSDSNMDPLSVTMTQTSAFMQETNLPPTPPPPPAISVVTFSAECNDLFGDEKGSEDGGTASIVVDENTGFALVVNGHSLVHCLSPELENKFLDIASQCKTVICCRVTPLQKALVVELIKRAKNAVTLAIGDGANDVSMIKAAHIGVGISGQEGLQAVLSSDYSIAQFRYLERLLLVHGRWSYYRMCKFLRYFFYKNFAFTLCHCWYSFFCGFSAQTVFDPMFISVYNLFYTSLPVLALGVFEQDVSDKNSLEFPRLYTPGLKSELFNIREFIYSVLHGAFTSLVLFLIPYGVYKDGVSANGFIVSDHMTLGAVVATILIVDNTAQISLYTSYWTVVNHVTIWGSLVWYFVLDYFYNYVIGGPYVGSLTQAMKDLTFWVTMLITVMTLVAPVLAYKFYLLDVHPSLSDKIRQKSLKKIHSRASSDVRRTASSRRGRRSVRSGYAFAHQEGFGRLITSGKIMHKLPQDFAFPLGLGTKKTQVLHNNLNSADGPNSKSNNVTGQHMVNNNTNMRQNQNQNHSSMADITADGRANGGDDGRGSGGSDDMSPRAPCQDLDTINL, encoded by the exons GTCCTCCAGCTGATACCCGCGATATCCTCACTCACCCCAGTGACCACAGCAATCCCCCTGATAGGAGTACTTACTCTGACGGCTGTTAAGGATGCCTATGATGATATT CaacgtcatatttctgactCGCAGGTAAACAATCGCAAGTCGAAAACGCTGCGAAATGGCAAGTTGGTGGAGGCCAAGTGGTCGGAGGTACAGGTGGGCGATGTCATTCGGCTGGACAACAATCAGTTCGTAGCCGCCGACACCCTGTTGCTGTCCACATCCGAGCCAAATGGTCTGTGTTTCATCGAGACAGCCGAACTGGATGGGGAGACGAATCTCAAGGCGAAGCAATGCCTGACCGAAACCATCGAGCTGGGTGATCGCCATGACTTGCTCTGGAACTTCAATGGCGAGATCATTTGCGAGCGGCCCAACAACCTGCTGAACAAATTCGATGGCACCTTGATTTGGCGGGGCCAAAGATTCGCCCTGGACAACGAGAAGATCCTGCTGAGGGGCTGTGTCCTCCGGAACACGCAGTGGTGCTATGGCGTGGTGGTCTTCGCCGGAGTGGACACCAAGTTGATGCAGAACTCCGGAAAGACGCAGTTCAAGAGCACTGGCGTGGATCGCCTGCTCAACTTTATTATCATTGGG ATCGTCCTCTTTCTGGTGTCGATTTGTGCCCTTTTTGCGATTGGCTGTGCCATCTGGGAGGGCCTAATTGGCCAGCACTTCCAGCTGTATCTGCCTTGGGAGCACATCATACCCAAAGATTACATACCCACGGGAGCAACAGTCATTGGATTGCTGGTCTTCTTCTCGTATGCCATAGTCTTAAACACAGTTGTGCCAATCTCACTCTACGTTTCAGTAGAG GTTATACGCTTCGTACAGTCGTTCCTCATCAACTGGGATGAGGAGATGTACTATCCGACCACCAATACCTATGCCAAAGCCCGCACCACCACGCTCAACGAGGAGCTGGGCCAGATCCAGTACATATTCTCGGACAAGACGGGCACCCTCACCCAGAACATCATGACCTTCAACAAGTGCAGCATCAATGGGCGCAGTTATGGCGATGTGATTGACCTGCGCACCGGCGAGTTGGTCGAGATTACGGAG CAGCAAACAATTTTCCAAAAtagcaacaccaacaacagaCCCAGCCCCTCAAGTGGAGCTATCGTAGCACCACCTGCAGCACCACCCCCCATCATCCTAGTGCACAAGGCCGAGGTCCATGCGAAGAAGACTTCCATGGTGGTCACATCCTCCGGGGAGGCACAAGTGCTGCCAGACAGACCCCGGTCGGATCTCGAGCGCTCTGCTCCGCCGATGGACGCCAGCGAGAAGCGGCCAGGACTCAAGCATGTGCGATACTCGGCGCCCAGTAGAAGTCAGGACGAAGACGCTGGTCGTTTGTCACCCAGGTTGGGTGGAAGTGGAGGACTTAGTCCACCCGTAGGCAATGAGGAGCGACGAATCAGTGGCGGCTTCAAAAGGAGTGGAGCCGGATGCATGAAGCGCCAATTGTCCCGCACTAGCAGTTGCGACAAA GCCCTTCAAAGTGTTGACTTTTCGGCCAATCCGCATCACGAGAGTGACTTCCGCTGGTATGATCGCACGTTGCTGGATGCCGTCCGGTCGGATGAGGAGCACTCCCATGTGTTTTTCCGTCTCCTGGCCCTCTGTCACACGGTCATGGCCGAAACCGTGGACGGTAAGTTGGAGTACCAGGCCCAAAGTCCCGACGAGGCTGCCCTCGTTTCGGCCGCTCGCAATTTTGGCTTTGTCTTTCGCACACGAACACCAAATAGTATTACCATCGAGGTGATGGGACAAACGGAG GAGTACGAGCTCCTTAATATCCTCGACTTCAACAACGTCCGCAAGCGGATGTCTGTGATTCTCCGGCGCGGTGACTCCATGGTTCTCTACTGCAAAGGAGCGGACAATGTGATATATGATCGTCTGCATGGCGGACAGGAGGACCTTAAGGCGCGTACCCTGGACCACCTTAAT AAATTTGCCGGCGAGGGACTACGTACTTTAGCGCTAGCTGAACGGCGTTTAACGGAACAGTACTACAACGACTGGAGGAGTCGGCAGCAGGAGGCAGCTCTTTCGATGGACTCGAGGGAGCAGAAGCTGAATGCCATTTACGAGGAGATCGAGAGCGAGATGCAGCTGGTCGGGGTGACGGCAATTGAGGACAAACTGCAGGACGGCGTGCCCAAGTCAATTGCTAATTTGCAGAATGCAGGCATAAAGATATGGGTCCTAACCGGCGACAAGCAGG AAACTGCCATCAATATCGGCTACTCCTGCCAGCTGCTTACGGATGAACTCGCGGATGTCTTCATCGTGGACGGCAATTCGGTGGAGGAAGTGGAAAAGCAGCTGAGGCAGTTTAAGGAATCTATTAGGATATACAATCGGTTTCGACCAGGCG GATTTGATCCATTTGACCGCTTAAACAGCGACAGCAACATGGATCCGCTGAGCGTGACCATGACACAAACATCGGCCTTCATGCAGGAGACGAACCTCCCGCCCACGCCGCCTCCACCGCCCGCCATTTCGGTGGTTACCTTTAG TGCTGAGTGCAATGACTTGTTCGGTGATGAAAAGGGGAGCGAGGATGGAGGCACTGCCTCAATTGTGGTGGATGAAAATACAGGATTCGCTCTGGTGGTCAATGGCCACTCCCTTGTGCACTGCCTTTCGCCGGAATTGGAGAACAA ATTCCTGGACATCGCCTCGCAGTGCAAGACGGTCATCTGTTGCCGGGTAACGCCACTTCAGAAGGCGCTGGTCGTCGAGCTAATAAAGCGTGCCAAAAACGCAGTCACTCTGGCCATTGGTGATGGCGCCAATGATGTGTCCATGATAAAAG CTGCTCACATAGGCGTTGGAATCTCGGGGCAGGAGGGTCTTCAGGCTGTCCTCTCCAGTGACTATTCCATTGCCCAGTTTCGATACCTTGAGCGATTGTTGCTGGTACATGGTCGATGGTCCTATTACCGCATGTGCAAGTTCCTCAGATACTTTTTCTACAAGAACTTTGCATTTACACTGTGCCATTGCTGGTACTCGTTCTTCTGCGGCTTCAGCGCTCAG ACGGTTTTCGACCCGATGTTCATATCGGTGTATAATCTATTTTACACATCGCTACCAGTTTTGGCTTTGGGCGTTTTCGAACAGGATGTTTCGGACAAGAACAGTCTAGAGTTTCCGCGCCTCTACACTCCGGGTCTAAAGAGCGAGTTGTTCAACATTCGAGAGTTCATCTACAGCGTGTTGCACGGTGCCTTCACTTCGCTGGTCCTGTTCCTGATTCCCTATGGCGTCTACAAGGATGGCGTCTCGGCGAACGGATTTATTGTGAGCGATCACATGACCCTGGGCGCCGTTGTGGCCACCATACTTATAGTGGATAATACAGCTCAG ATATCTTTGTACACATCCTATTGGACCGTTGTCAATCATGTGACCATTTGGGGTAGTCTAGTTTGGTACTTTGTGCTGGACTACTTCTACAACTATGTGATTGGTGGCCCTTATGTTGGCTCCTTGACTCAAGCTATGAAGGACCTGACCTTTTGGGTTACCATGTTGATCACGGTGATGACGTTGGTGGCTCCTGTCTTGGCCTACAAGTTCTATTTACTGGATGTACATCCCAGTCTGTCGGATAAG ATCCGACAAAAATCCCTGAAGAAGATCCACTCCAGAGCTTCAAGTGATGTCAGGCGAACGGCCTCATCACGTCGTGGACGGCGCTCCGTACGTTCGGGATATGCCTTTGCCCATCAG GAGGGCTTTGGTCGCCTGATAACCTCCGGCAAAATTATGCACAAGCTGCCGCAGGACTTTGCTTTTCCTCTGGGCTTGGGCACCAAGAAGACACAGGTGCTACACAACAACCTGAACTCGGCCGATGGACCAAATTCTAAAAGCAACAATGTGACTGGCCAGCATATGgtcaacaacaacacaaataTGCGACAGAATCAGAACCAAAACCACTCGTCAATGGCGGACATAACGGCTGATGGGCGGGCCAATGGGGGAGATGATGGCAGAGGAAGTGGAGGCTCCGATGATATGAGTCCTCGGGCTCCCTGCCAGGACCTGGATACGATTAATCTATAA